Below is a window of Chloroflexota bacterium DNA.
CCGGTTCGTGATGGGCAAGCGACGGTCGCGGCCAAAGGCGCGCGTGCTGACCTTGATCCCCGGCGCCGCTTGGCGCCGCTTGTACTCGCTTCGGTCGACCAGCGCAATGACTCGCGCGACGACCGCTGGATCGAAACCCCGGCTCACGATCTCCTCGTAGCTGCGGTCGTCCTCCACGTACAGCTGGAGGATAGGATCGAGGACGTCGTATTCCGGCAGCGAATCGACGTCGAGCTGGCCGGGGCGCAGCTCGGCGCTCGGCGGTTTCGTCATGACCGATGCCGGAATGACTGGCTCGGTCGCTTGCTCGTTTCGATACCGGGCAAGCTCGTACACCCGCGTCTTCAACACGTCTTTGATGACGGCGAGGCCACCCGCCATGTCGCCGTAAAGTGTCCCGTAGCCGGTGGCCATCTCGCTCTTGTTGCCCGTCGAAAGGACGAGGTGGCCGAACTTGTTCGACAGGGTCATCAGGATGTTGCCCCGTATTCGGGCCTGCAGGTTCTCCTCGGCGACTCCGGGCTCGGTTCCGGCCAATGCGTCGCCCAGCATCGAGAGGGACGCGCTGAACGCCTCCTCTATCGGCACGACGAGGTATCGAATGCCCAGCCGCCGAGCCAGCGCTTCGGCGTCGGTCTTGCTCCCCTCCGAAGAGTAGCGGGACGGCATCGAGACGCCCACCACCCGATCTGGGCCGAGCGCATCGACGGCGAGCGCCGCCGTCAGACTCGAGTCGATTCCGCCCGAGAGACCGACGAGCACGCTTTCGAACCCGTTCTTTCGCACATAGTCGCGAATGCCGAGGACGAGCGCCTCGTACACTTCCCCAACTCGCCCAAACTGCAGCGGCTTGCGGGGGGGGATCGGTGGCTTCTCGCCGCTGTCGTCGCGGCCGGATAGGATGACTCGTTCCACGGAGTCTTCGCCGTCTTGAGGGCGAGCCCGGACCTGCCGCCGCCGCGGATCGTGGAGGCGCTGGCGGAAGACCGACTCCACCTCGAGGTCCACGAAGATCAGCTCTTCGCGAAACTGGCTTCCCTCGGCGAGCAGCCCCCCGTTCTGATCGAAGACGAGACTGTGACCATCGAAAACCAGCTCGTCCTGGCCACCTACCATGTTGACGTAGGCGACGATCGCGAGGTTGTCGAACGCGCGGGTCCACAGCATGTGGTGGCGGGCTTTCCCCTTTTCGGCATGGAAGGGCGACGCGTTGATGTTCAGGATGATTTCGGCATCGGCTGCCGCCTGCGCGGAGACAGGGCCCGTCGGGTACCAGATGTCCTCGCAGATGTTGACGCCGATCAGCGTCTCGCCCAAGTGGATGACCGGCGCCGATCGTCCGGCGCGAAAGTAACGATTTTCGTCGAAGACGCCGTAATTGGGGAGAAAAACTTTGTGGTGAACGGCGGCGAGCTCGCCGTTGTGCGCGATCGCGGCGGCATTGTAGATGTCGGCCCGGGTGTCCACGAAGCCCACGACCGCCGTGATCCCCATCGTCGCGTCAACGATCTCGCGGATGCGCTCGTCATTCTCCCGCAGGAACGAGGGTTTGAGGAGGAGGTCCTCAGGCGGATATCCGGTGACGGCCAGCTCTGGAAACGCGACCAGGTCGGCGCCGAACGCGCGGGCTTCGTCGATCCGTTCGATGATCCGCCGGGTATTGCCCGAGAGATCGCCGACGGTGCTGTTCATCTGGGCCAGCGCGAGGCGCAAACGTCGCACCGCTCACCTCGAGAGGGGGCTGAGCGCCAATCATAGCAAGTCAGTCGATGGATCGGATTACCGAGACCACACGGCCCTGAATGCGGAGTCGATCCGCGTCGACATAGATGGGGTCCATCGCCGGGTTTGCCGGCTGCAGCCGAACACGCTGGCCCTCGCGGTAGACGCGTTTCAGCGTCGCCTCACCGTCCAAGGAATCGCCATCGACAACCAGCGCGACCGCGATCTCGCCGTCGTCCACCGTGTCCTGCGGCTTCACGATCACCACGTCGCCGTCGTCGATGTGGTCGTCGATCATCGACTTTCCCTTGACCCGAAGAGCATAACAGCCCTGGTCCACGAATCGCTGAGGTACTTCCACCACGTCCGTCCCATCGGAGACGGCTTCGATCGGCTGGCCCGCCGCGATGAGTCCCAGCACCCGGACCGACGGCGAACCGCGGTCCGGCAGCTCGATCCCCCGAGAGAGGTCCCGCGCGCGCCTGAGGTGGCCGTCGCGCTCGAGAGCGCGCAAGTTGTAATCGACGACGGATGTGGAGCTGATGCCCACCGCGAGCCCGATCTCGCGGACGGTCGGAGGCCGCCCGTGCTCGGTCACGTACTGCCGTATGAATTCGAGCATCCGCTGTTGCCGATCGCTCAATGCGCCCATCGTGGCTCCCGTTTCGAGATTGGGAACAAGTGTTCTGGGCCCATAATAACAGGACGCGCGTGGCCCGTCAACGTAGAGGACGGCAGGCGCGGACGCTCGGCCCGTAGGCGCGACGCCCGTGGGGGGGCTATTCCGCGGGCTTTGGCTCAGCGCGCGACGCCCGTGGGAGGCTATTCCGCGGGCTTTGGCTCAGCGCCCGACGCCCGTGGGGGAGGCTATTCCGCGGGCTTTGGCTCAGCGCGCGACGCCCGTGGGGCGCGCGGCGTCGCGGCGCGGGTCGTCGTCGCGCGGGCTCGCCGTGGGCGGGGCGCCGCTTCCTCGACGACGGTTCGCTCAGCGGCCAACTTGTTCGCGACCGCCAATCGGTGCATGAGTCGGCTCTTCCTGCGCGCTGCCTGGTTGCGGTGAATCACGCCCTTGCCCGCCGCCTTGTCCAGCTCTTGGGCGGCTTTCGCGACCGCGGTGGTCGCCTCCTCCGCCGACCCGGATGCGAGACCGGCGCGGGCGTTCTTCACGAACGTTCGCACCGCGGAGCGTACCGATCGATTTCGCAAGCGCTTGCGTTCCGAGACGCGGTGCGCCTTGAGTGCGGACCGCTTATTGGCCAAGGGTGTCTCCTTGCTGACGAATCGTTTGTCGTGCGGTCAGTATACGCCAATGGGGAACACCGGGGCCTCGGCGAAGAGCGAACCCGTACAATGTTTCGTTGTGAGCCAGGACCGCATTCGGAACTTCTGCATCATCGCGCACATCGACCACGGGAAGTCCACCCTCGCTGACCGCCTTCTCGAGCTGACCCACACGGTCGCCCCGCGCGACATGGCGGAGCAGGTGCTGGACGCGATGGAGCTGGAGCGCGAGCGTGGCATCACCATCAAGCTGAAGCCCGTCCGCATGCGGTACAGGGCCGCGGACGGCGCCGAGTACCAGTTGAATCTCATCGATACGCCGGGCCACGTCGACTTCGCCTACGAAGTTTCCCGCAGCCTGGCGGCCTGCGAGGGGGCTCTCCTCGTCGTGGATGCCGCGCAGGGGATCGAGGCCCAGACGCTCGCGAATGTCTACCTCGCCCTCGAGCACGATCTGACATTGATCCCCGTGGTGAACAAGATCGACCTGCCCGGCGCGAACCCCCAAGGTGTCGCCAGGGAGATCGAAGAGGTGATCGGCCTTCCGATGACCGATATCCTGTTCATCTCTGCCAAAGAGGGCACCGGCGTCGACGCGGTCCTGGAGGCAATCGTGACCCGCGTCCCGCCGCCCACGGGCGACCCGGGTCAGCCGCTTCGGGCGCTCGTGTTCGACAGCCACTACGATCCGTTCAAAGGGGTCATCGCGCACGTCCGGGTGGTGGATGGTTCGGTGCATGTGGACGATCGCCTCAAGCTCCGAGCCGCAGGGGCCGACGTGGAGGCCCTCGAGGTGGGCATCTTCCGACCGGGCATGGAGCCGCTCGACCGGCTGGAAAGCGGCGAGGTCGGCTACGTCGCGACCGGGCTGAAGGACGTGCGCGACGTGCGGGTCGGCGATACCGTGATGAGCGCGACGCGGCCCGCGGAGGAGCCGCTGCCCGGCTACGCACCGGTCAAGCCCATGGTCTTCGCCGGCCTCTACCCGTTGGCGAACGACAATTACCCGGAGCTTCGCACGGCTCTCGACAAGCTTCGGCTGAACGACGCGGCGATCGTCTACGAGCCCGAAAGCTCCGTTGCCCTGGGCTTCGGATTCCGCTGCGGATTTCTCGGCATGCTGCACCTGGAGATCGTGCGCGAGCGGCTCGAGCGCGAGTATGGGCTGGAGCTGTTGGTCACCTCGCCAAGCGTGGAATATCGGGTGCTGACCACCGACGGCCAAGAGCTGCTCGTCGACAACCCATCCAAGCTGCCGCCGCCGAACCACATCGAGGCGATTTTCGAGCCTTGGGTTCACCTCGACATCATCTCCCCAGCCCGATACATCGGCGCCATAATGGAACTGGTGCGGGCGCGGCGCGGCAGCTACTCCAAACTCGAGTACCTGGACGAACAGCGGGTCCTCCTGCAGTACGAGATGCCCCTCGCCGAACTGATCGTCGACTTCTACGACCAGCTCAAGTCGCAGACCCAGGGGTTCGCCTCCCTCGACTACCACCACGTCGAGGACCGGCCAGGCGACCTCGTCAAGCTCGACATCCTCGTGAACGGCGAGCCCGTTGACGCGCTTTCGACGATCATCCACGCGGATAGCGCCCAGCCCCACGGCCGCGCCCTCGTGGATCAGCTCCGACGCATGATTCCCCGCCAGTTGTTCGACGTGCCGATACAAGCGGCCGTCGGATCGAAGATCATTGCCCGCGAAACGGTCCGGGCGCTCCGCAAGGACGTACTGGCCAAATGCTACGGCGGTGACGTCACGCGAAAGCGGAAGCTTCTCGAAAAGCAGGCCGAGGGGAAAAAGCGCATGAAGCGCCTCGGGAGCGTCGAGGTTCCGCAAGAGGCCTTCATGGCCGTGCTGGCGCGGACGCACTAGCACCAACGTCCCCGCTGGAATCGCGCCGCTCTCGCGGAGTAATCTACGGTCAGACTCTGAGACGCAGTGGTGGGAGCTAGCGGATGACGAGACGCATGCGCTGAGCGCGCGATCGCCAGATCGTCCTTGATTCCGAGACGACGGAGAAGGGGGTATGGACATGAGACTGGCGTTGTCGATGGCCGTCGTAGACCCGCGTATCGCCCTGGGCGCGGTCGTCGTGCTCCTGAGCTGCGCCCGCCCGAGCCCTCAGGGAGCCACCACGAGCGCCTCCGTCGCCCCGGCCGCGCCCCAGCGCACCCTCGTGCTGGCCGTTCGCACCGAGCCGCCAAGCTTGTCCGACCGGCCTTTCGTCAGCACCACGCCCGTCCTCGACACCGTTCCGCTCTTCAACGCCGAGCTGGACCGCAAGGACGAACGAGGTCAGTCGTCCCCCTACCTGGCCGAGGCGCTGCCGACGGTGGGAACCGAGAGCTGGCGGGTGCTCCCCGATGGTGGGGCCGAGACGACCTACCGCCTGAAGCCGAATTTGACGTGGCATGATGGCCAGCCGCTAACCGCCAACGACTTCGTGTTCGCGTGGCACGTGTATGCCACGCCGGATCTCGGCGCGTCGCGATCCCTGCCCTTCGAGCCGATGCAGGAGGTATCTGCCGTCGACGACCGGACGTTCGTCATCCGGTGGCGGGAGATCTACGCCGATGCGGACCAGCTCGGCACGAGCTTTCCGCCGCTCCCCCGCCACATATTGGAAAAGGACTTCAGCAACCTCGATCCATCGACGTTCCCGACCCTCGCCTACTGGTCTACCGAATACGTCGGCGTTGGTCCGTTTCGGCTGACCCGGTGGGAGCCCGGGTCGTTCATCGAGGGCGACGCGTTTCCCGGGTTTGTGCTCGGTGCGCCAAAGGTCGACCACGTGAAGGCGCAGGTGATCCCGGACGCGAATACGGCGGTCGCGAATCTCCTCTCGGGCACCGTTCACTTTATCGGCCAATACATCCTGTCGCCCGACAACATTCCGTCGCTGGAGAGCCAATGGGGCGCGGATGGCGGGACGATCCTCTACTCACCGGTCGACCTTCGCGGTGGCTGGGTCCAGCAGCGGCCGGAATTCGTGAGTCCGGCGGCGCTCCTCGACGTCCGCGTCAGACAGGCGCTGGCGCATGCCCTGGACAGGGCGGCGGGGAACGAAGCGCTCTACGCGGGCCGCGGCATCCTCGCGGATACGTGCTTGTCTCCCCTCGCGCCCTTCTACAGTCAGGTGGAGCCGGTGTTGCAGAAGTATTCGTACGACCCGCGCGCATCGCAGCAGCTCATGCAAGAGGCGGGGTTCGCGAAGGGATCCGACGGGTTTTACGTCGACCGCGACGGGTCGCCGCTCGAGATCAGCGTCGCAGACCTGGCCAGCACGCAGAACGATCACGAGAACGCGGCCGTGGTGGATGGGCTGAGGCGATCGGGCTACGACGCGCAGATGAACGTCCTGGCGTCGAACGCCACGCGGGACCTGGAAGCGCAAGCGAAGCTGTCCGGTCTTTTCGTCCAAGGGTGCGGCGCAACGCTGAACCGCCTACAACAATTCACCTCGACCCAGGTGGCGCGCCCGGAGAACCACTGGGCGGGGATGAACCGAATCGGGTGGGTGAGCCCGGATTACGATCGGGCATATCAAGCGTTTACGCAGACACTGGATTCGTCCGAGCGCATCCGTGACGTCGCGGAGATGCATCGCCTGCTGTCCCAGCAACTGCCCATTATTCCGTACTGGCTGCGACCGGTCATTACGGCCTATTCCCGAGACATCAAGGGCCCAATCGCTCGGCAGACGGCAGACGTCCAGTACTCAGTGTTGGACGTCTGGAACTGGTCCTGGAGTAGCTGACCGGACGGAGCTAGCGCTTGACGGCGTCCGCGTCCGGCGCAACGACGGGCGCACCCTGGCGGTACGTAATACGTCCGCGCGTCAGGTCGTACGGGCTCAGCTCGACTTTCACACGGTCGCCGAGCGCCATACGAATGTGGAATTTGCGCATCTTTCCTGAGGTGTAGGCGAGCACATCCTGGCCGGTATCGAGGTGTACCCGAAATTGGCCGTCTCGCAGGGAATCGGTGATGACGCCGCTCACCTCGACGGCGTCGCCCTTTGGCATGAGCTTCCTCCGAAATCTGTCGTCCTGACGATTGTAGCAGCCGCAATGGGGCGCGGAGCAGAAAAAGGCCGCGTACCCACGGGAGGCTGCGCACCCGTGCGCCCGCGGCCTGAGGACCGACCTATGAACGCCTATCGATAGCTGGTGCGCTCGCCGCGGACTTGCTGAAAACAGTCGGAGCAATACACGGGGCGGTCGGTGCGCGGCTGGAAGGGAACGAGCGCCTCTTTCCCGCAATTGCTGCAGACCGCGCTGAACATCTCGCGCTCGCGGCCGTAGCCACCGCCGCCGCGATAGGCACCTCCGTAGCCTCCCGTCGCCTGCGATGCCCGTCGCGCGGCGCGACAATCCGGGCAGCGGCTGGGCTCGTTCATGAGCCCATGCGACGCGTAGAATTCCTGTTCGCCCGCGGTGAAGGTGAATGGCTGACCGCACTCGCGGCAGGTCAAGGTCTTGTCGAGGTAGCTCACGCTGACTCCTCGTATTAGACTTGGTCGATTTCGTCAGCGCGAGCGAGGCACAACTCGGGCCGACGATCGACCCGCGTTCTACCGTTTCGGCGACGTTGAATCCGATCCAGCGGCGGCAGTATAGCACACGGAATCCACACCTTTAACAATTCCAACATAAATTCCGGTCGGCGTCCGCTACAGAACTCGAACAGATTCGGTCGGTCGAGACCTATTTGCAGCCGTGCTTCCGCACTGGTATTCTGGCGGTCAGCAGAACTGTTCCCACCTTCGGGGCCCAGCGCTTGGCATGTCCGCTGCGTCAGTTGCGGCGCACGACGGGTGGTGGAAGGAATCAACACAAAGGATGAGCGCGCATGAGTGACGGACACGACGTACCCGGCTTCGACCACGATCACGGCCTTCCCGAAGGGGTGGAGCTGATCACCGAGGACATCGAGGGACTGGAGATGTTCACCCTCCGGAGCGTGGGCATCGACATCGGCTCCTCGACGACCCACCTGGTCTTTTCGAAGCTCACCCTCCGCCGCGAGGGGGCCGCGTTCTCGGCCCATTTCCGGGTTACCGAGCGCGAGATGATGTATCAGTCCCCCATCATGCTCACGCCCTACATCGCGGGCACGCTCATCGATACGGACCGGGTCACAACCTTCATCCATCGAGCATATGCCGATGCCGGCCTCGAGCCCCAGGACATCGACACCGGCGCGGTCGTCCTCACCGGTGAAGCATTAAAAAAGGAAAACGCGCGGCCCGTCGCGGAGTTCTTCGCGAAGGACTCCGGCAAGTTCATCTGCGCCTCAGCCGGCCCGAACCACGAGGCGGTACTGGCCGCCCACGGGTGCGGGGCAGTCGCCCTCTCCAAGTCGGTGAACGGGACCGTCCTGAACGTCGACGTGGGTGGCGGGACCTCAAAGCTGTCTGTCGTGCGCGATGGGGTGGTCACGCAGACCGCGGCGGTGAACGTCGGCGCCCGGCTCGTCGCCTTCGATGAGCACGGGATCGTGACGCGCGTGGAGGAGCCCGTCGCCCTCATCAGCAAGGAAGCCGGCTGCGGCATCGTCCTCGGCCAACCGTTCTCCGAGGCAGACCGGCGACGATTCGCGGACACGATGGCGTCGGTACTCTTCGAGGTCATGCAAGGAGGCCCGTACTCGCAACTCACCCAGGACCTCATGATCACTGAGCCCCTCGAGGGCTACAGGAATTTCGCGGGCGTCGACCACATCATCTTCTCCGGTGGCGTCTCCGAATACGTCTACGAGCACGATGCCACGACCTATGGAGACCTGGGACCGCTGTTGGGCGAAAGCATCCGCGCGCGCCTGGGGGAGCTTCCCCGGAAGGACATGGTCCAGGAGCCCGTCGCAGGTATTCGCGCCACTGTCATCGGAGCCGGCGAGTACACGATGCAGGCCAGCGGCACGACGAGCTACATCTCGAGTACCGATGCGCTGCCAGCCTTCGGACTGCAGGTCGTTCGCCCCGTTCTGGATGACGGCGTATCGGTGGAGGGCGCTATCCAGCAAGCGCTTGCGAAGTTCGACCTCACCGAGCTGATCCCGGGCCTCGCGATCGCCATCCCCCTCAGCGGCCAGCAGAACTACCAGACGCTGCGGCGCGTCGCCGATGGCGTCTTCGCCGTCGCGAGCCGCGCGCCGGACACCAGCCAGCCCCTCTTCCTCATCATGAACCTCGACGTGGCGAAATCGCTCGGCGGCATCCTGCACGAAGAGCTGAATCTCGATCGAGAGATCGTCGCCGTCGACGGCATCGAAGTGGGAGACCTCGATTACGTCGATATTGGGCGACCCGTGGGAACGTCCGAGGTGCTGCCGGTCACCGTGAAGTCCCTCATGTTTCCTGCCGAGCATGCCTCCGGGCACGGTCACCATCGCGGGCACGATCCGGCATACGGCCACGAGCACGACCACGAGTACATGCACGCCCACGGAATCGCGCACGAGCATGACGACGGAAACGGCCACGTGCACGCCGACCACGAGGCCCACACGCACGCGTAATTCTTCGCCACGGGTCCGTGGGCAACACCAAACCAATGGGAGGAATCGGTGCTCACCGCTGAAGAAAATGAACGGATGTCACGCGTCGGGCCAGGCACGCCCATGGGTGACTTGCTCCGGCGATACTGGCACCCGGTGGCCGCGACGTCGCAGCTCCCGTCCCATGGCACGCGCCCGGTGCGGCTCCTCGGCGAGGACCTGGTGCTCTACCGCGACCGACAGGGCAAACTCGGACTTGTCGGCGATCGGTGCCCGCACCGGCGCGCCGGGATGGTGTTCGGCATTCCCGAGCAGAATGGGCTCCGATGCGCGTATCACGGGTGGCTCTTCAGCGAAACCGGCCGCTGCCTCGAGCAGCCCTATGAGCAGACCGAGGATCCGGCAAGCACCTTCCGCGATCGGGTGACGATCACCGCATACCCCGTCGAAGAGCTTGCCGGACTGATCTTCGCGTATCTCGGTCCCCTGCCCGCGCCGCTCCTTCCCCGATGGGACGTTTTCGCCATGCAGGGCGTCATGCGCGACATCGGCGCAACCGTGATCCCGTGCAACTGGCTTCAGTGCATGGAGAACTCCCTCGACCCCGTTCACGTCGAGTGGCTGCACACCCACTTTTCCGACTACGTCCTCGAGCGCCTGGGGCGGCCCGACCTAAAGCGGCGCGCCATCCGGAACGGCGTTCGGGATGACAAGCCCTGGAAGCACGAGAAGATCGGCTTCACGGTG
It encodes the following:
- a CDS encoding NAD+ synthase translates to MRRLRLALAQMNSTVGDLSGNTRRIIERIDEARAFGADLVAFPELAVTGYPPEDLLLKPSFLRENDERIREIVDATMGITAVVGFVDTRADIYNAAAIAHNGELAAVHHKVFLPNYGVFDENRYFRAGRSAPVIHLGETLIGVNICEDIWYPTGPVSAQAAADAEIILNINASPFHAEKGKARHHMLWTRAFDNLAIVAYVNMVGGQDELVFDGHSLVFDQNGGLLAEGSQFREELIFVDLEVESVFRQRLHDPRRRQVRARPQDGEDSVERVILSGRDDSGEKPPIPPRKPLQFGRVGEVYEALVLGIRDYVRKNGFESVLVGLSGGIDSSLTAALAVDALGPDRVVGVSMPSRYSSEGSKTDAEALARRLGIRYLVVPIEEAFSASLSMLGDALAGTEPGVAEENLQARIRGNILMTLSNKFGHLVLSTGNKSEMATGYGTLYGDMAGGLAVIKDVLKTRVYELARYRNEQATEPVIPASVMTKPPSAELRPGQLDVDSLPEYDVLDPILQLYVEDDRSYEEIVSRGFDPAVVARVIALVDRSEYKRRQAAPGIKVSTRAFGRDRRLPITNRFREY
- the lexA gene encoding transcriptional repressor LexA; this translates as MGALSDRQQRMLEFIRQYVTEHGRPPTVREIGLAVGISSTSVVDYNLRALERDGHLRRARDLSRGIELPDRGSPSVRVLGLIAAGQPIEAVSDGTDVVEVPQRFVDQGCYALRVKGKSMIDDHIDDGDVVIVKPQDTVDDGEIAVALVVDGDSLDGEATLKRVYREGQRVRLQPANPAMDPIYVDADRLRIQGRVVSVIRSID
- the rpsT gene encoding 30S ribosomal protein S20 yields the protein MANKRSALKAHRVSERKRLRNRSVRSAVRTFVKNARAGLASGSAEEATTAVAKAAQELDKAAGKGVIHRNQAARRKSRLMHRLAVANKLAAERTVVEEAAPRPRRARATTTRAATPRAPRASRAEPKPAE
- the lepA gene encoding translation elongation factor 4 → MGNTGASAKSEPVQCFVVSQDRIRNFCIIAHIDHGKSTLADRLLELTHTVAPRDMAEQVLDAMELERERGITIKLKPVRMRYRAADGAEYQLNLIDTPGHVDFAYEVSRSLAACEGALLVVDAAQGIEAQTLANVYLALEHDLTLIPVVNKIDLPGANPQGVAREIEEVIGLPMTDILFISAKEGTGVDAVLEAIVTRVPPPTGDPGQPLRALVFDSHYDPFKGVIAHVRVVDGSVHVDDRLKLRAAGADVEALEVGIFRPGMEPLDRLESGEVGYVATGLKDVRDVRVGDTVMSATRPAEEPLPGYAPVKPMVFAGLYPLANDNYPELRTALDKLRLNDAAIVYEPESSVALGFGFRCGFLGMLHLEIVRERLEREYGLELLVTSPSVEYRVLTTDGQELLVDNPSKLPPPNHIEAIFEPWVHLDIISPARYIGAIMELVRARRGSYSKLEYLDEQRVLLQYEMPLAELIVDFYDQLKSQTQGFASLDYHHVEDRPGDLVKLDILVNGEPVDALSTIIHADSAQPHGRALVDQLRRMIPRQLFDVPIQAAVGSKIIARETVRALRKDVLAKCYGGDVTRKRKLLEKQAEGKKRMKRLGSVEVPQEAFMAVLARTH
- a CDS encoding ABC transporter substrate-binding protein, whose product is MDMRLALSMAVVDPRIALGAVVVLLSCARPSPQGATTSASVAPAAPQRTLVLAVRTEPPSLSDRPFVSTTPVLDTVPLFNAELDRKDERGQSSPYLAEALPTVGTESWRVLPDGGAETTYRLKPNLTWHDGQPLTANDFVFAWHVYATPDLGASRSLPFEPMQEVSAVDDRTFVIRWREIYADADQLGTSFPPLPRHILEKDFSNLDPSTFPTLAYWSTEYVGVGPFRLTRWEPGSFIEGDAFPGFVLGAPKVDHVKAQVIPDANTAVANLLSGTVHFIGQYILSPDNIPSLESQWGADGGTILYSPVDLRGGWVQQRPEFVSPAALLDVRVRQALAHALDRAAGNEALYAGRGILADTCLSPLAPFYSQVEPVLQKYSYDPRASQQLMQEAGFAKGSDGFYVDRDGSPLEISVADLASTQNDHENAAVVDGLRRSGYDAQMNVLASNATRDLEAQAKLSGLFVQGCGATLNRLQQFTSTQVARPENHWAGMNRIGWVSPDYDRAYQAFTQTLDSSERIRDVAEMHRLLSQQLPIIPYWLRPVITAYSRDIKGPIARQTADVQYSVLDVWNWSWSS
- the infA gene encoding translation initiation factor IF-1; the encoded protein is MPKGDAVEVSGVITDSLRDGQFRVHLDTGQDVLAYTSGKMRKFHIRMALGDRVKVELSPYDLTRGRITYRQGAPVVAPDADAVKR
- a CDS encoding zinc-ribbon domain containing protein — translated: MSYLDKTLTCRECGQPFTFTAGEQEFYASHGLMNEPSRCPDCRAARRASQATGGYGGAYRGGGGYGREREMFSAVCSNCGKEALVPFQPRTDRPVYCSDCFQQVRGERTSYR
- a CDS encoding ethanolamine ammonia-lyase reactivating factor EutA, whose amino-acid sequence is MSDGHDVPGFDHDHGLPEGVELITEDIEGLEMFTLRSVGIDIGSSTTHLVFSKLTLRREGAAFSAHFRVTEREMMYQSPIMLTPYIAGTLIDTDRVTTFIHRAYADAGLEPQDIDTGAVVLTGEALKKENARPVAEFFAKDSGKFICASAGPNHEAVLAAHGCGAVALSKSVNGTVLNVDVGGGTSKLSVVRDGVVTQTAAVNVGARLVAFDEHGIVTRVEEPVALISKEAGCGIVLGQPFSEADRRRFADTMASVLFEVMQGGPYSQLTQDLMITEPLEGYRNFAGVDHIIFSGGVSEYVYEHDATTYGDLGPLLGESIRARLGELPRKDMVQEPVAGIRATVIGAGEYTMQASGTTSYISSTDALPAFGLQVVRPVLDDGVSVEGAIQQALAKFDLTELIPGLAIAIPLSGQQNYQTLRRVADGVFAVASRAPDTSQPLFLIMNLDVAKSLGGILHEELNLDREIVAVDGIEVGDLDYVDIGRPVGTSEVLPVTVKSLMFPAEHASGHGHHRGHDPAYGHEHDHEYMHAHGIAHEHDDGNGHVHADHEAHTHA
- a CDS encoding Rieske 2Fe-2S domain-containing protein produces the protein MLTAEENERMSRVGPGTPMGDLLRRYWHPVAATSQLPSHGTRPVRLLGEDLVLYRDRQGKLGLVGDRCPHRRAGMVFGIPEQNGLRCAYHGWLFSETGRCLEQPYEQTEDPASTFRDRVTITAYPVEELAGLIFAYLGPLPAPLLPRWDVFAMQGVMRDIGATVIPCNWLQCMENSLDPVHVEWLHTHFSDYVLERLGRPDLKRRAIRNGVRDDKPWKHEKIGFTVFEHGITKRRVLEGGTEDDEDWKVGHPIVFPNILRTLNAFQMRVPIDDTHTWHVWYTTYEPGPGLEYQPQDTIPYYDVPVAGVDANGEPQWSLLDNNSGQDMAMWYTQGDIADRSQEHLGISDKGIIIYRNLLKENIERVARGEDPMNVFRDPEENDYIWLPVEKNSYRFGDRGNLRVNRSGQASKYSPVLKDAVVRTRGEEALLEPVH